The following are from one region of the Treponema denticola genome:
- a CDS encoding ATP-binding protein produces the protein MIPKNLPLSMREQLLKLGNLCIQADSEIQKKELARLKQELEIQIATNKQNAEIPERLQGAAFSNYFTPNEDLKAIDDLKDFVKSFIARINHGIKSFDTIIILGGNGTGKTHLSIAILKELNYNGLYIASNILCMRLIRSRAFKAAKDEEALIREYASVPFLIIDEVGRARDLETEQHAIFDILNIRYEKKLPTCLISNKERQNFQDYLGSAVMDRISENYIFVELKAPSYRRTQSQNRHIDAIAN, from the coding sequence ATGATTCCTAAAAACTTACCCCTTAGCATGAGAGAGCAGCTTTTAAAGCTGGGCAATCTTTGTATTCAGGCTGATTCTGAAATTCAAAAAAAGGAACTGGCACGATTAAAACAAGAGCTTGAAATTCAAATTGCGACAAACAAACAAAATGCCGAAATCCCCGAAAGATTGCAGGGTGCCGCTTTTAGTAATTATTTTACGCCGAATGAAGATTTAAAAGCGATAGATGATTTAAAAGATTTTGTAAAAAGTTTTATTGCCAGAATAAATCACGGTATAAAGAGTTTTGACACAATAATAATTCTAGGCGGTAATGGAACGGGCAAGACACACTTGAGTATAGCAATTTTAAAAGAATTAAATTATAACGGGCTTTACATTGCAAGTAACATTCTTTGCATGCGTCTTATTAGGTCAAGAGCTTTTAAAGCTGCAAAAGATGAGGAGGCTTTAATCAGAGAATATGCGAGTGTGCCTTTTTTAATTATTGATGAGGTCGGGAGGGCTAGAGATTTAGAAACTGAACAGCACGCTATTTTTGATATTTTGAATATTCGTTATGAAAAAAAATTACCAACATGTTTGATAAGCAATAAGGAAAGACAGAATTTTCAAGATTATTTAGGCTCGGCTGTAATGGACCGCATAAGCGAAAATTATATTTTTGTAGAATTAAAAGCACCGTCTTACAGACGCACACAATCGCAAAATAGACATATAGACGCTATTGCTAATTAA
- a CDS encoding DUF4406 domain-containing protein, whose translation MVKIRRKEIKQLYLCGAVSNNPNYKQDFENARKRLIEADYGVISPVIFCKEDWSWNKCIRKCLAVIAKNENLLIALIESEYESKGRDLELSIAQALGLEIKTVDEWVEQESDKEIINYGI comes from the coding sequence ATTGTTAAAATAAGGAGAAAAGAAATAAAACAACTTTATTTATGCGGTGCTGTAAGCAATAATCCGAATTACAAACAGGATTTTGAAAATGCACGCAAAAGACTTATTGAAGCCGATTACGGCGTAATATCGCCCGTAATATTTTGCAAAGAAGACTGGAGTTGGAATAAATGTATAAGAAAATGTCTTGCGGTTATTGCAAAGAATGAAAACTTATTAATCGCTTTGATTGAAAGTGAGTACGAATCAAAGGGGCGAGATTTAGAACTATCAATAGCTCAAGCTCTCGGCCTTGAAATAAAAACAGTTGATGAATGGGTGGAGCAAGAAAGTGATAAGGAGATTATAAATTATGGAATTTGA
- a CDS encoding DUF5131 family protein, translated as MPLNKSTGNMYEFITHTWNTIKGECPHGCSYCYMKRWGKQPPLHFDEKELKTDLGKGNFIFVGSSCDMFADGVDYYWKKQTLDHCLKYTENKYLLQTKSPDRLFTFLNKMKDNFFICTTLETNRMYKSIMNNCRPPKDRSLSLSLINHIKKIITIEPIIDFDLLEFVELIKRCNPVQVNIGADSNPRRNNLPEPPKEKILELIAELETFTKVVQKKNLKRLLK; from the coding sequence ATGCCGTTAAATAAAAGTACCGGAAATATGTATGAATTTATTACACATACATGGAATACAATCAAGGGCGAATGTCCGCACGGATGCAGCTACTGTTATATGAAACGCTGGGGAAAACAACCGCCGTTACATTTTGATGAAAAAGAACTAAAAACAGATTTAGGAAAAGGTAATTTTATTTTTGTCGGTTCTTCTTGCGATATGTTTGCTGATGGGGTAGATTATTATTGGAAAAAACAGACATTAGACCATTGTTTGAAATATACAGAGAATAAATACTTATTACAAACAAAAAGCCCTGATAGATTATTTACTTTTCTTAATAAAATGAAAGATAACTTTTTTATTTGTACTACACTTGAAACAAATAGAATGTATAAAAGTATAATGAATAATTGCCGACCTCCGAAAGATAGGTCATTATCATTATCTTTGATAAATCATATTAAAAAAATTATCACAATCGAGCCGATTATAGATTTTGATTTACTCGAATTCGTAGAACTGATTAAAAGGTGTAACCCTGTACAAGTCAACATCGGGGCAGACTCAAATCCTAGGCGGAACAATTTACCCGAACCGCCGAAAGAAAAAATACTAGAGCTTATTGCGGAACTTGAAACTTTCACAAAAGTTGTACAAAAGAAAAATCTGAAAAGATTGTTAAAATAA
- a CDS encoding recombinase RecT, which produces MNELTTVKKEVAMTFDDQMRMAEVMAKSGLLPKALDTKEKVFIALQWGVELGLTPMAAATNIAVINGKPTLSADIMHAIVRNNPEYAGAEWKKQDEQAAEVLVKRKNANMTETFRGYYDIEMAKRANLLSKENWRAYPARMLKHRALSFALRDAFPDVLAGLYSPDDLSGDNQPAQNQKQNQSYEMAEKTEPEQEATLEPLGAEPCTNQVPEKEKSPEDFYREGTANLLATAAKLGESLPESIHAHYAKKFNELKLIKNTEKRFFDTKELVELLQKEVEHLEATQKPQNEIF; this is translated from the coding sequence ATGAACGAATTAACAACGGTAAAAAAAGAAGTTGCAATGACCTTTGATGACCAAATGAGAATGGCCGAGGTTATGGCAAAATCGGGGCTTTTGCCGAAAGCTCTGGACACAAAAGAAAAGGTATTTATAGCCTTACAATGGGGCGTTGAATTGGGGCTTACTCCAATGGCAGCAGCGACTAATATAGCCGTAATAAACGGCAAGCCGACCTTATCGGCTGACATCATGCACGCAATCGTAAGGAATAACCCAGAGTATGCCGGGGCAGAATGGAAGAAGCAGGATGAACAAGCTGCCGAGGTGTTGGTAAAGCGAAAGAACGCTAACATGACGGAAACTTTCCGGGGCTATTATGATATAGAAATGGCCAAAAGGGCTAACCTTTTAAGTAAAGAGAACTGGAGGGCTTACCCTGCCCGAATGTTAAAGCACAGAGCCTTGTCCTTTGCTTTACGGGACGCTTTCCCTGATGTCTTAGCCGGTCTTTATAGTCCAGATGACTTATCGGGAGATAATCAGCCCGCTCAAAATCAAAAACAAAATCAGTCATACGAAATGGCCGAAAAAACGGAGCCAGAGCAAGAAGCAACGCTTGAGCCTTTAGGGGCGGAGCCTTGTACAAATCAGGTTCCGGAAAAAGAAAAGAGCCCTGAAGACTTTTACAGGGAAGGCACTGCCAATCTTTTAGCTACTGCCGCAAAACTCGGAGAAAGCTTACCGGAATCAATACACGCTCATTATGCAAAGAAATTTAACGAATTAAAACTAATCAAAAATACAGAAAAACGATTTTTTGACACAAAAGAATTGGTTGAACTTTTGCAAAAAGAAGTAGAGCACCTTGAGGCAACCCAAAAACCTCAGAACGAAATATTTTAA
- a CDS encoding excisionase, whose protein sequence is MITLGGVDYYSIQEAADRLNVSYDYLLKKKKQIGYIQEQPGAPIWLASTALEAFLKKFEVVPKIMYTLQEK, encoded by the coding sequence GTGATAACTCTTGGCGGAGTTGACTACTACAGTATTCAGGAAGCGGCGGATCGACTGAATGTATCTTATGATTATCTTTTAAAGAAAAAAAAACAAATCGGGTATATTCAGGAGCAGCCCGGCGCTCCTATTTGGTTGGCCTCGACGGCTTTAGAGGCCTTTTTAAAAAAATTTGAAGTTGTACCCAAAATAATGTATACACTTCAAGAAAAATAA